The following proteins come from a genomic window of Anas acuta chromosome 22, bAnaAcu1.1, whole genome shotgun sequence:
- the LOC137843576 gene encoding transcription factor HES-2-like → MSPTGSPPPRPPRRPAAEMRKTLKPLLEKRRRARINESLNQLKALILPLVGKDSSHCSKLEKADILEMTVQFLKEVPAAPSAPEPSESFRAGYRACLARLGTLLPPPPPPATRRHLPELPPATCPKATPSPPPSVPLWRPW, encoded by the exons ATGTCCCCGACGGGCTCCCCTCCACCGAGgcccccgcgccgccccgccgccgagATGCGCAAG ACCCTCAAGCCCCTGCTGGAGAAGCGGCGCCGCGCCCGCATCAACGAGAGCCTCAACCAGCTCAAGGCGCTCATCCTGCCGCTCGTCGGCAAGGAC AGCTCCCACTGCTCCAAGCTGGAGAAGGCAGACATCCTGGAGATGACCGTGCAGTTCCTCAAGGAGGTGCCGGCTGCGCCCTCGGCACCAG AGCCCTCCGAGAGTTTCCGTGCCGGGTACCGCGCCTGCCTGGCCcgcctgggcaccctgctgccccccccgccgccacccGCCACCCGCCGCCACCTCCCGGAGCTGCCGCCTGCCACCTGCCCCAAGGCCACCCCGTCACCGCCACCCTCCGTCCCGCTCTGGCGGCCCTGGTAG
- the ESPN gene encoding espin isoform X2: MALERALLAARQGDVEALRGLRAAGLLRPGLRDALGASPAHHAARAGRLACLRYLAAEAALRGDSRARNGATPAHDAAATGNLACLQWLLTQGGCGVQDTDNSGATILHLAARFGHHEVIDWLLRFGGSDPTAATDTGALPVHYAAAKGDFPSLRLLLGHCPSTLSAQTKTGATPLYLACQEGHLEIIQYLVKDCGADPHVRANDGMTPLHAAAQMGHNTVIVWLMSFTSVSLSERDDDGATAMHFAASRGHAKVLSWLLLHGGEITADGWGGTPLHDAAENGELECCQILVVNGADLSIRDQDGYTAADLADYNGHSHCAKYLRTVENMSVEHRVLSRDPSADGECRQPDSGMSSPNTTASAPQARFEVGSPASTLSNYDSCNSSQSSTGEKRGGPHGAPTARVPEPALTDMQAYMDMLNPETRPRGRGSASEGPPPPPPSFPPPPPPPATRPPPPPPGYPAPAPPASPDTADIYVRAKNNLRHVESQALRRELASREGSPEGLRRADSTRRSRNFSKQPSTGDYYKHLGPSAAELPGPRRMAHSEEASPLSADTMHNGGPAETKPGAELPPPPPPPPLPETACPPPPPPPPPAEAPAGPRRSSSSTGSTKSFNMMSPTGDNSELLAEIKAGKSLKPTPQSKGFTTVFSGSGQAGANAESPLSSPSPTRTPTPPATPEAVGLPRCMAGGSPEPVLNGSSPVPGPGAGGPPDAEALVPSHDEQGRPIPEWKRQVMVRKLQLRMQEEEEQRRKEKEEEARLASMPAWRRDILRKKLEEEREQKRKEQEKLKREEEEKEKEQSEKLRTLGYDETKLAPWQRQIILKKGDIAKH, from the exons aTGGCGCTGGAGCGGGCGCTGCTGGCGGCTCGGCAGGGGGACGTGGAGGCgctgcgggggctgcgggcggccgggcTGCTGCGGCCGGGGCTGCGGGACGCGCTCGGAGCCTCCCCCGCGCACCACGCCGCCCGTGCCGGCCGCCTCGCCTGCCTCCGGTACCTGGCGGCCGAGGCCGCGCTGCGCGGAGACTCGAGGGCGCGCAACGGGGCCACGCCGGCCCACGACGCCGCCGCCACCGGCAACCTCGCCTGTCTGCAGTGGCTGCTCACGCAGGGGGGCTGCGGCGTGCAG GACACAGACAACTCCGGTGCCACTATCCTACATCTCGCAGCCCGATTCGGTCACCACGAGGTGATCGACTGGCTCCTCCGCTTCGGAGGCAGCGACCCCACGGCAGCCACGGACACGGGAGCGCTGCCGGTCCACTACGCTGCGGCCAAAGGGGATTTCCCCTCCCTGCGACTTCTCCTAGGACACTGCCCAAG CACTCTCAGTGCCCAGACCAAGACCGGTGCCACCCCTCTGTACCTCGCCTGCCAGGAGGGCCACCTCGAGATCATCCAGTACTTGGTGAAGGACTGCGGGGCTGACCCCCACGTGCGCGCCAATGACGGCATGACCCCACTGCACGCCGCAGCCCAGATGGGCCACAACACCGTCATCGTCTGGCTG ATGAGCTTCACGTCGGTGAGCCTGTCAGAGCGGGATGACGACGGGGCCACAGCCATGCACTTCGCCGCCAGCCGCGGCCACGCCAAGGTGCTGAGCTGGCTCCTATTGCACGGGGGCGAGATCACGGCGGACGGCTGGGGCGGCACGCCACTGCACGATGCCGCTGAGAACGGCGAGCTGGAG TGCTGCCAGATCCTGGTGGTGAATGGTGCCGACCTCAGCATCCGCGACCAGGACGGCTACACGGCAGCCGACCTCGCCGACTACAACGGCCACAGCCACTGCGCCAAGTACCTGCGCACCGTGGAGAACATG AGCGTGGAGCACCGCGTGCTGTCGCGAGACCCCTCAGCAGACGGGGAGTGCCGGCAGCCCGACTCGGGCATGTCGTCGCCCAACACCACGGCGTCGGCACCCCAGGCACGCTTCGAGGTGGGCTCCCCCGCCAGCACCCTCTCCAACTACGACTCCTGCAACTCCAGCCAGTCGAGCACCGGGGAGAAGAGGGGTGGCCCCCACGGCGCCCCCACAGCCC GGGTCCCCGAGCCCGCGCTGACGGACATGCAGGCGTACATGGACATGCTGAACCCCGAGACGCGGCCACGGGGCAGGGGGTCAGCAAGTGAGGGCCCCCCACCGCCGCCCCCCAGCTTCCCCCCACCGCCACCCCCACCTGCCacccgcccgcccccgccgccccccggctaCCCCGCGCCTgcaccccctgcctcccccgACACTGCCGACATCTACGTGCGGGCCAAGAACAACCTGCGGCACGTGGAGAGCCAGGCGCTGCGCAGAGAG CTAGCGTCACGCGagggcagccccgagggcctGCGCCGGGCCGACTCCACGAGGCGGTCGAGGAACTTCAGCAAGCAGCCGAGCACGGGTGATTACTATAAGCACCTGGGGCCCAGCGCGGCGGAGCTGCCCGGCCCCCGCAGGATGGCACACAGTGAGGAG GCCTCTCCCCTCTCCGCGGACACCATGCACAACGGGGGCCCGGCAGAGACCAAGCCTGGCGCCGAGCTGCCGCCCCcaccgccgcccccgccgctgCCCGAAACCGCCtgcccgccgccaccgccgccaccgccgccagCTGAggcccccgccgggccccgccgctcctcctcctccacggGAA GCACCAAGTCGTTCAACATGATGTCCCCCACCGGTGACAACTCGGAGCTCCTGGCCGAGATCAAGGCTGGGAAGAGCCTGAAGCCGACGCCGCAGAGCAAAGGCTTCACCACTGTCTTCTCCGGCAGTGGCCAGGCCGGGGCCAAT GCCGAGTCGCCGCTGTCCTCCCCATCGCCCACCAGGACGCCCACCCCGCCGGCCACCCCCGAGGCCGTGGGGCTGCCGCGCTGCATGGCGGGGGGCTCGCCGGAGCCGGTGCTCAACGGGAGCTCACCGGTGCcagggccgggggccgggggcccgCCAGATGCGGAGGCGCTGGTGCCGAGCCACGACGAGCAGGGCCGGCCCATCCCCGAGTGGAAGCGGCAGGTGATGGTGCGCAAGCTGCAGCTCCGcatgcaggaggaagaggagcagcgGCGCAAG